The DNA segment aaaaaaaaaagacctacTTCTGCTTCTTGGgactttttttcagtgcaacTCCCCAGGGTACCCGAGCTGTGTTTGCTGCAGCCATGTTCGCAATCACTGATGGAAATCAGCTTGTAATGTTCGCCCTGGTTTCTTGCAAATACGCTTTTAGTAGTTTCATAGACTTTCTTCTCGTCACCCTGTACCAAACACTGTGTGCGGTTTTATCTGGGTAGATGAATCAGAGGCCAAGCaaaatcagcagcagcagcagcacttaaTTTTACAGTAAATTTAATCTTGTTTTCATGAAGCCCAGCTGAGAAACTTGTGCCTTTTGTAGGAGTCACAAGTAAAAAACCAACTGCATTTATCGTGCCTGTGCTCAGGTATCACAAAAGGGAGTTATTCCCTCCTCGGTGGGCCGTGGGTGCGCGTCGCACATATGCAACGGCTGTGACTGCTCTCATGTTCAAAGCCATCTTGGCTTGTGGAGCCAGCGTGTTATGAAATGCTGTCTGCTGAGTCTCCTGCCCCGGAGAATAGCCCCAGGACTGGGAGATCAATAACTTTATTGGCAGGGAATTCAGGTGTACATTGCGGAAGGTCCGTTTGAGACTTTCTGCCTTGCAAACCTGCTTAGTCCTACCTGAGCGGCTTCGGTCAGGCCCTGGGTTTTCCTCTCAAATTTGTAATTTTGGGAGAACCAACGTGTTGTCCCAAGAAGTGGTTTCTTCCAGTGACTGCTGAGCGTGCACTGGGCATTTTTATAGGTCAGAAATCCAGGAGCAACCACTGACCTCCTGCACAACAGAAAGTAGGTCAGAAGAATTTCTCTGTGTTAATTTTGACTTAGGAAGCCTCTGCCTTCCTTCTTCAATCTTAAAAACTCAGGGATGGAAAATCCACCTGCTGTGGGATAAGTTGCCCTGTGTGTGCCTGTCTCAGCGTGGTAAAAGCTCGCACTTTGATTCCGACATAACACCATCTCACAGCCGTCGTACCTCGTTATAATTTTGTCTGCTAAACCTCAGAGCCTGCTCAGTTCTACCCTGAACGAAGTTGCTTCTGCAGCCTGCGATCCTGTCGCTCTAATGAGCTAAACAAGTTCAGCAAGGACTGTCTAAAGCGACTGCCCATGTTGCAGGTAATCCGTCTAATTAATGTATGCTCAGACAGAAAAGTAGTGTTGTCTAATTAAAATATCGTTGGAGAGGGAACAGccttcccttcccagctctgATCTAAGCCAGTCTGTCCAGCCCGGTTAGTCCCTAAAACCTCCGTGTCTCACTTTCTGCGTTGAAGTAATTGCTCTCCAGGGGTTAAGGCTTCAGTCAGGGAACTTTCCAAAGGCGTGGGAAGTTCTCAGATAAAAAGGTGCTACAAGTAGGCAGAGACTTGCCGGTTATTGGGGTAACGACGCAGCGGAGATGCTGCGGTGTGACACAGGGCGTAGGGCAGAGGGGAGCGAGATCGGTCCCTCGATGGGCACAGACCTCCCCGCTcgccgtggggctggggctgctgtaGCACCCGAGATCTGTGCGAAGCAGGGCGGTTTCTCATCGGCGCTCGTCTGATCTTTGTCTCCGGATTAAGATATGTAAGAGGGTGAGTAAGAGGCGCTCGGCGTGTCCCATGGGATCTCTGTGTCCCCAGCTGCGTCGGTGGAAGCTGTCCTGCTCGGCTGTGCCAGCCCTGTCCCGCCTGGGGACTCTGCTGCCAGCCAAATCTGGATCAGTGACTGCCTTCTTCGAGCCATGCCTTACTCCGGTGCTGGGAACTGCCTCGGTCTCCCTTCGGACCAGGCATTTTCCGGATGCGGGCATGCGCTTCTCTAGTAGCACACCAGCCTTTTTGGGGAGCAGGGCGTGCACAGAGCTGGGcttgggcagagctgggagcagcagccgCCGTCTCGACATCGGCGCAGGTGAAGCGGTGTCGGCTTCTGCTTTGGGCTTCGCAGCACGCTGACGGCCGAGCGGGGACGGGGACGATGGGATGAGGCGTCACCGAGAGCCCCCCTGGGAAAGGCGTGGGATCCTGATGGGCTGGGGAGCATCCGCAATTTGTGTCGGGCTCCCCGGCACCTTCATGCCTCTGCACTACTTGCTCTGGCCTTGCCGCCGCCGTAGTTTGCAGGGGAGGACCGTTTTTCCTTGAATAAGGCGCGGGGAAGAGCGCTGGGTTTGGGCAAGGCACGGCTTTTTCTTTAGGCAGAGGAAAGCGGTCAAAAGGTCAGGCATTTTCTGCTCTCGTGTCACAGCACAGAGCGGCTACAAAACCGGGGTTGTGGTGGGGGGGGTCCGTGTATGCCGCGCTGCCTGTGCCGAATTGCCGACGTGGCCGGGACGGTGCTTGGTTGTGATCCCGCAGCTCCTGGCTCAAGCGCGGATCgtgctgggatgctgcagggagCGACTCGGGTTCCTGTGAGAGCAGAAATATCGCTGTGGGGTTTgcaaggctgggctgggctcggCCGGCCGGGAGCTCGCCATGCATGGTGCTGCAAATGGGGAGATGCCGGTGGTGCCGGCAGCACCATCGCTCCCACCCAGGATTTTCTCCCCCGTAACTCTGCAGGTCGCATGGCACGGGTGGATGGGGCCAAATCCTACGGGGCTTGGAGGGGGAGAGGGCGAGACCCGCTGTGGAAGGAGGGTGTCCCAGTGCATCCCGGCATGCCCAGGGTGCGAGGAGGGAGAGGCGGCTGTGAGGCTGAAGCTCACCCTGTTTCCGGGAAGCTGAGTCATTTGTTTCCCCGTCCTGTCTGGGCCACCCCACAACCCGGGGCTgtgtcccagtgtccccagaAAGCACACTGGCACTTTTGGGATGTCTCCAGAGGGTTTTCAGGGCATCTCCTTTTCAACATCTCGGTGGCAACTTGGGAGCTTGAATCCTgttgggtttgttgggtttgggtttttttaaaaggaaccaAAATCTGAAGTTATTCCCTGGGGGTGGCAAAGCAtctgctgctgggcagagcaTTGGAGGCAGAGcggcagccctggggagggcaggagccGGCCAGAAAATTGGGCCCCCGGTGCACGTCCCCCTCCagagcacctggagagacccccTTCCCCGGGGGGGCTGCGCTGCAGAGGCCGTGGCAAGCCCTGGGGGGCCACGGAACACCATCTTGTGCCATGGTGAGCCCAGCAGCACCCGGCTGCACCCCGACTcgtgttttttctccccagagctTGACCCCGCAGCGGTGTCAGAAGCGGGTCCCCCATGGCTGCAGCCGGCGGCGAGGGGCTGGCACGGACCCCGCTCCTGCCGGCCGGTGCTGTCCTGGCCCTGCTCGGTGTCCTGGTCTACCTGGGCGCCCTGTGCGCTGCCTGCAGACGGTACGtgctgcccgccgcccctctGCTTTGCCTCCTGGTGCTGGgaatggggctggggaccctTCGGTGGCATTTGGTGGCTGAACGTGGAGACCCCACGTGTGCCTGTCCTGAGCTGGGACCGCTGGGATCTGCTGCTCTGTTCACCCTGaacccccagctgcagccccagtACAATTCTGCCTGGTCTAATCCTGCACCCCTGTGCCTtgctgcccgccccccgccacCGCTGCACCCCCTGCACCCAAAAGTCTTGCAGGAGCAGCCTGGAGAGGGCTGAGCTGCAAGCGGAATGGGTGGGATGGGTGATGCCAGGGGTGATGCCAGCGGTGTCCGGCACGGCTCAGTGGGGTGCAGGATGCAATCGAGGCCTCCCCAGCCAGCACGGaccctgctgcagggctggcgAAGGAGCAGGGTtgtggatttgggggggtgCTGCTGCTCCGGCGAGGGGCACGTGGCAATGCCCACCGTGGCCACGTCGGGGTCCTGGGGCACTGGCTCCTTGCCCCCGGCTTGGCCACTTGAATCGGGCTCAGCTCCACTTCTCCCCGCAGCAAGGGCAGGAAGAAGAAGGTCCCTCCAGATGGGGTGAAGCTGGTGGATGAGGTAAGGGCAcactggggggggcaggatCCACCCCAGGGGAGCTCTGGGCACCCCAACTCCCAGCCAGGAGCCTGACGGCGTGCGTTCCCCCCATTGCAGTCCCTGCTCAGACAGACGCAGCTGCGGTCGCTCAGCAAATCTGACACGAAGCTGCACGAGCTGTACCGGGTGAAGGCCAGGGATGACAGTGAGTGGCCAATGGGCTGGTGACCCTTGATGGGTGCCCGTAGTCCCCGCACAGTCCACCAAGCGCATCGTGGCAATGCCACGGTGCCCGCGTGGTGCTGGCGCAGGGGTTGGTGCCGGCGCAGGGGTTGGTGCTCGCTGCATTCCTAGTGTCCCGTCcatctcctctcttctccccgcAGCCCAGCGGCCAGCCAGCCTGGAtttcccctgccccacagcctccACGGCCAGTGCCGACTCCCTGCACAGCCCCGGCATCAGCATCCTCCTGCACCGTGAGCTGCCCCAGATCCCCGTCCCCGACCCCCCAGTTGCCTCCCCGTCCCCCGACCAGACCTACTCCAACCTGCTCTTCACCCCGCTGCGGAAGCCGGTGCCGGACACGGTCTATGAGTGCCTGGCGGTGGGAGGGGAGGATGCCCTGGTGCCCTCCGTGCCCGCTGGCACCCAGTTGCCCCCTCCACGTGCCGGGCACGGGGCGGCCGATTACGCCTGTGTCCGCAAAGTGAAGAAGATGGTGCCCGGGGAGGTGCAGGATGGGGCCGTGGTGGGGCCTCCCAGAGCATTGCAGTGCTGGGACGGCGTGGGTGATGCTCCCCAGGCGAAGGTACGGCTctgggggggtggcagggatggggcatggGGCTGGTGTTGCACTGGCTGGATGGGGCAAGTGGGGGGCCATGTGATGCCCTGCTTCACTGTAATGCCCATGTTTGGAGCAGGGTGTAAATTAGGCTCCTGCATTTCCAGCGgagcttttgggggggggcaggatgaAGCCAAGACCAAGCAGATGATGCCCACGGTGCTGCTCTCTGTGCCTTGCAAAAGGCTCCCCGGGTTGTGCAAAAAGCAGGATCCCCCATGGTTAATCCGCTGCCAGGATCCTCCTAGGGGGTCTGGGAAGCCGGGGGGGCACGGGCGTGGGGATACCTTGCGGTGGGCAGGGATTGCCCCCGAACCCCCACCTTCCTTTCACAGCTGGAAGAGATGTACTCGACAGTGTGCAAAGCCACCAAGAAGAAAACCCAAGTCCCCGCATCGTCCCCGAGGGCCAAgagggaggtgggtgctgggtggcCGCCCCCCCGCCGGGAGGAGGGTGCCCCAGCCGGGTGCTGGTCCTCAGCAGCCCAAGGCCCCCCCGACCCCTGCTACGAGTCCATCAGCGACAGAGCCTGGACTGCTCAGGGCCGCAGCCCCGAGCCGGACTACGAGGCTGTGGACGTTAACTGGAAGAAGGCGGCAAAACGGGACAAGCCGGGGAAGCCCTGTGCCCCCGAAAACCTGTACGAAAGCGTCGGTGACATTTGGGCGGCAGAATCCCGACGAGCATCCACCAGGACGGCGGCCAACGGGCTGGAGGTGTACATCACCAACCTATAGCATCCCCCCCCAGAGAGCGGCGTCTTCGCCACAGGGTGGTCCCACCCCAGTCGGATGCTGTCGCGGAGGGGGGATCCCCTACGACCAGCTTTCCACGGGGTTGAGCCTTGCGGGGATGGGTGCACACGAACCTGGTGCCCGCTGGGGCGGCTGCATTCTGTATATATGTTATGTTACTTTTCTTTAAGCCTCCTTGTCCTGGCTCAACCCACCCAGTGCCAGCAGGATGATGTTGGGATGCCCCGAGATGGGCAGTTtatgggtgctgggtgccacGTGGGAGCCCGGTGGGACAGGGCTGGTGCTGCCATCAAGGTGGGAACCAGGTTGGGACCGgttgtgttttggggtgggtggtggcagggctgtggggcagtCCCGGGGCCCTGggctgcaggatcaggcccctCACTAGCTGGGTTATGCCATGAGCGAGGGTCTCCAtcttcctccctctgcccagGGGAGAGCAGGGGCCTGTCCAGCTCCCGGGATGCACAGAGCAGCTTCGCTCCCATCACGGAATGTCCCCGGTTATGGGGACCAGGGGCCAGCCCCATGCCTTGGTGCAAGGCAGACCAAGGCGACCGCCCGTCCTCCGTCACCCACTCCCACCCTTCAGACGCGTGCAAGGGTGCCTCCACGAGCGGCTGTCTCCCAAACACCATTAAAAGGCTGAGAGGGGTTTATCCTTGTCAGGAGAAAACACTCTTAAGCTGGATCTAAAACCCTGGTGCTGGTgcttggtgctgctgctgcagcaacacGGCGGTGCCGGCGCTGGGAGAGTGGCTTTGGGTGCAGCGTAACTGTGAGCGGGCGCACCCGTGCTGCACGGGTGGTTTTGCACCTCCGAGATGGGGATGCGCAGCCGCTGCCAAGAGCTGCTGCAATGAGGTGGGCCATCCCGGAGCAGGGATTCACCGTGGCTGTGCCTAAAACCGCGGCTCGGGGGCTCTGCGTGGGGTCAGGGTCGGAGCTGGGGAGAGTTTGCTGCCCGCTCGCCTCTGTGTCACTCCCGCAGGTGCTGCAGCCTCAACGGGTGCCAAAAAAACGCTCAGGAGAGCTGGACGCGCACCAGGAACCCTCGGACCCTGGGGCTCAaactttcctcctctcctccccacgGGGAGTTTGGCGTCCCTACCCCAAGGGATGCCCGGTGTCCCCTGGGAGATGCGCCTGGGGGATGAACTCTGAAGGTGCTGGGACAAGGGTGCTGCACCGATGGTGGCCCTGGTTTGACTGCAGCCCCTCTGGATGTAGCACAGCCGCTTTGTGTGGTCCGGCCGGAGGCTGCCCAACTTCATGGCACACTGGCATGGTTTTTGCTGGAGCCGGCTGGGACCTGTGGCAGCAGAGCCGCCGTGCCGTGCGGCAGGCAGGAAGCCACGCGCCTTCCTTCGGCAGCTTTGCCCCTACATCACAGCGGGCAAAGAGATTAAAAACGAAAACAAGGCGCTCAGCAAAACCCGCTGCAGGCTGAAGACGTTAAAGCTGGGAGGCAGCTTCAGGCGCTCATGCCACTTCGTCAGCCCCACGCTCGATGCCAAACCACAGCCGCTTGAGATAGAGGAGTCAGCCCCGGCAGCTGCTCCCATCCCCCTGCGAGATAAGGGCCCCGATAGAAAACGGCGTGGGGCAGCTGGCGCCGATGCTGCCGCGCTCTTCCTGCCGCCAGCCGCTCCGCACCGGCGTGTGGGCTGCCCCCGGCTGcatccttcccctgctccctttCTCCATCATCCCATCCCACAGATTTCCAGGGCTGGGTCCCTCCTGCACCACCCGAATCCCCCGGGAGCTGCGGTTGGGCTGCACCGGCCCCACGCAGGAGCATCGCCTCTTAGCATCGTTCCCGGGGCAAGATGGGCCCTGCACTGCCCGCGGGGTCAGGATGGTGCTGGGACTGCCCGCGGGGTCGGGATGTGGGTACCACTGTGCCGATTCCCCGGGGAAAGGCAGGCTCGGCTCGGCACTGAGCTGCACCCGGGCCAGGGAAAGCTTCTGCTTGCGCTGAGCTGGGGGTGGCCAAAGCATCTCCCAAacctgcaacagcagcagcagaaaaagccCCGTGTGCAGGACCAACCGCTTGCCCCTAATTCCCGCGCTGCCCGCGGGGCTCGGCAGAGCCGGCCTCACATTTAAATACAAGAGCAACTGCCCGCTCCTTGGGGTGATGGAAAATGTGCCCGGAGCGCCAGCTGGAGGCTCAAAAACTGGGTGGTAAATGAAGGATCCATCCCAAAACATCACTTGGAGTCTCGTGGTCTGGCTGGGAAGGTCGGGGTCGGCATCAGAGCGAGGGGAGCAGGTAGGGCTGGGAGCACCCTCCTCATCCCCGGGGACAGCCGGGTGCGGGGGGCCCTGTGGGCTGCCCATCATGGTGCTGCACTCTGCAGGGGGTTGCACGGTGCTGCACGAGGTATTGCACGCTGCGTGGTGCTGCACGCCGCACGGTGCTGCACACCGTAAGGATCTGCACCCTGCGTGGCTCCACAGCCCGTGTGACGGCTCTGCGTGCCGTACGGCTGCACGCAGCGTATGGCTCTGCGCCCAAACCAGCTTCACACCTATAGAGCTCCACACGCCGTACGGCTCTCCGGACCCCGTACAGCCCCGTACCCCACGCAGCTTCACACCCCAAATGGCCCCTGCGGCTCTGTACCCCACTAGCAGGCAGCTCAGGAGAGCACAGGCAGCGCGGGCAAGGCCCTGGCTCTCTCTGCACCCCCACCTGGGAGAGGGAATCCAGGTACCACGGCGGCATTTCCCAGGGATGCCAGCGCCGGAATGCCACCCTGCAGAGCCACCCTGCCTGGGAAAAGGGGTTCTGGCTGGCGGCACCGGAGCCCTTGTGCAACAGGCAGGCGATGCTCGTGGGAATTGCACAATACCGAAGCTGCCGGAGCCGCCAGCTCAGCGTTTCGGCCGGCGTTAACGATTAAACCAgagcggggggcggccggcggaGCCACTACCCGGGTCCCGCTGTGGCAGAGCCCGGGCTGGTTATCATAATTCCGGGAGGAGGAGAGGCGTCGTGTCTCCCGCCAGTGCTGCGGAGCTCGGTCATTAACTCCTCCGGGGCTGCGCTAACGAGGGCTGCGGGGCCAGAGCCCACCGGGGCCGGGACAGAGCTGCGGGATGGGGACGAAGGCTCCTCCAGCCGCGTTCCTCCTCCTGTGCTTCCCACCATGGCCCCGCCGGGGATGCTCCCGGTCCCCGGTGGCCCTGGCATCGCCGGGGCAGCTTTTGGGCCCCGTGGGCACCCCGGTTCCCGGGGGGACGCTGCCCTTCGCCTGgctgctccccccccctttccgcGGCGTGCAAGGGGACCCCGTGGGTGGCCGTGCCGGGGTGACACCCGGTCCCTTGGCCCCGGCACATGGGGGTTTTCCCGGTTTGCCAGTTTTTTTCACGCCTACGGAAGCACCCGGCCCCGGGCACGGCACAAGGCAGAGGTGACACCTCCAGCCACCCCCGAGGGCAGGGGACGACGCGTGGCCATGCGCCCCGAGACCCCTGCCCCTTCACCACGCTGGGGGcatcacaccccccccccccccgcccaggcAGGGGATCCCCGGGACCGCGGCCCCAGCACCCCCTGATCTGCGGGAAACACCGGCATcagccagcccagggctgcGGGGGGACGGCCGGGGTGGGATggccggggggggacggggacaggcagggggggacaggcaggggcCACCGGCCAGGACAGCTGCTCGGACTCTGTCCCGGCCTTCGGGCTGCGGGTTGGTAAATCAAAGAGCAGCGGGGCCTGGGCGGCCCCACGCCAGCACCCGGCGCTGGCGGCACCGCAGGGTTTGGGGCAGGCGAGGAGCAGAGTGTGGGTGGGCGCAAACCTGGGCTCCCCACGCACCCCAGTACCCCATGCACCCGGGGCACCCTATGAGCCCCAGTATCCCATGCACCCCGTGCACCCCAGCCACCCTAGAGCACCCCAGTACCCCATGCACCCTGGTACCCCATGTACCCGGGGCACCCTATGAACCCCAGTACCCCATGCACCCCACGTACCCCATGCACCCTACAGCACCCCAGTATCCCAtgcaccccatagcaccccagTACTCCATGCACCCCACGTACCCCATGCACCCTACAGGACCCCAGTACCCCATGCACCCCAGTATCCCatgcaccccacagcaccccagtACCCCGTGCACCCCACGTACCCCatgcaccccacagcaccccagtACCCCATGCACCCCGTGCACCCCAGTACCCCgtgcaccccacagcaccccagtACCTCATGCACCCCAGTATCCCATGCACCCTACAGCACCCCAGTACCCCATGCACCCCACGTACCCCACGCACCCcacacccagccctgctgttcTGGGTGGCTTTTGGCAGCGTTTCCTCGGGGCGGGCAAGACTGACCCAATCCGTGCCGGTTTGGGGACCCCTTTCCCGCTGGGAATTGCCCTCGCACCCCAAAAATCCAGCCACACCCCTCCCCCCAAGCAGAAAGACACTGTAACTTTTGGGGGAGCCCTATAACTTCCAGTGGGTCCAAAACTTCGGGAGGAATTTGGGGGCGGGGACCCCTGTAGGTTTTGGGGAGTGTAACTTTGGGGGGAGCCCTGCAACTTTTGGAGAACCCCTAGAACTTACCGGAACCCCTATAAtttggaggggggtgggggggtcatAACTTTTTGGGGGAACCCCACAAGTTCCAAGGCTCTAAGTTTCGACCCTGTCGGAAGGAGCCGGAGttctgggaggggggaggggtCCTCCGAGCTGGCGGGACCCCCGCGCTTTGGGGGGAGAACCCAAATTCCgcctaataataataaaatcagaaCTTTTGGGGGACACGCTGCAACTTTCGGGGACCAACCCCTGACTtagggggaggggggggtgtgaCTTTACCGGGGTCGCCCGTCACTGTGAGAGTCCCAAAATtaacggggggggggacacgaaATGCCGGTTTaagggggggggatttttttttgggggggggggggggggggtcccgggcagcgcgcggggcggcgggagggcggggCGCGCGAAGATGGCCGCTGCCGGCGGGGGCGTGGTCGCGGCGGGGCTTGGGAGGGGTGGGGCATGGGGGGGCGTGTCGCCgtcggggaggggcggggcggggcgtgCCGCGGCTCTTTCAAGCGACAGCCGGAATCGACCAATGGCGAAACGCAGGAGAGGGGCGCTCGTCTTCCAACCCGCGTAAGCTGACCAATGGCGGTTGGGAGTtggaggaggtgggaggggaggagaaagtggatggaagggggggggggaagggggtgtGGCCTGGCCGGCGCCGATACCGGGCCGCGCGCGCGGCGGAGCGCGCTcccccgccgggcccggccgcggccgccgccgccgccgccgttgTTACCGTTTCCCTCATGgacccccctcgcccccccacGGTTTTATTAgcagccgcccgccgccgccgccgcgatcctccgccgcctcctcctcccgAACCCGGCGGCGGCGACGCCCCGAAGGTACCGGGGGTGGTGAACCGGGAGAAGaagagaggagggggggggagggaggagggtttgggggtggagtgtgttggggggggggagaaccgggggggggggcggtgacAGCTGACAGCGGCCCGCCCGAAACTTTCCCCGCCGCTAAAATGGCGCCGCTCGGGGACaaactttgggggggggggggggaggcggcggggcgcggggggggggtacccccccccccgcgccccgccgcctccccccccccccccccccccggtgggtTTTGTCGTGGGCTGGTTCTTCTCCCCCTGAAGGATCAGCGCCCGGATCCCGGTAAATCCCAGGGGAGGGGGATTCCCAACCCCGGGGGGGTGGTGTCTAGCTTGGGATctatcccccccccctccgcgaCCGACTCTGGTGGGTCAAGAGCTAAAGAGATCCTGGCTGgattcccccccacacacacccccagctGCAAGCctggcttggttttttttggctaaggtgggggggggaatcctGCTGGATCCTGGGGGGGGGATCGACTCACTGGGCTCGCCTTCTGTGGTCCCAGTTCCATAAGGGTCCGTGGGGGGGGTCTGTCAGCAGCGAGGGGGCTGCTCCGTCTTGGTGCTGGTGAATATTCCTCCCTTGGAGCGGCCCGCTCGGCTCCCTGGAGCGTGATCCCTGTTGGATTCCAGCCTTGGGGAATCCACTCAGGAGCTGCCCGGAGAGGGATCCGCTCAGCCCACCCACGGGTGCTGCTGTGGGAGGACAGCCCTGCCTTGGTCCCTGCTCGGtagagctgggggggggggattccTGTTAGATCCCGGCTCTGCTCCTGAGGATCCGCTTGGGATCTGCCTGGAAAGGGATCTGCCTTGTGCCGGTGCGTGGGCAGGCGGCACTGCTGTCCCGGAGCAACCCGGTCggcttctgcagagctgagggGGATCCCTGCGGGATCCCAGCCCGACTCCGGTGGGATCTGCTTGTGATCTGCCTGGAGAGGGATCTGCTCGGCGCTGCCGCACAGCCAGAGGACAGCGATCTCTTGGAGCTGACCCCATCTGCTCCCCGCTCTGCAGCGCTCCAGGGGGATCCCAGCTGGATCCCGACCCTTTGGGATCTTCCAGGAATCTGGCC comes from the Haliaeetus albicilla chromosome 2, bHalAlb1.1, whole genome shotgun sequence genome and includes:
- the LIME1 gene encoding lck-interacting transmembrane adapter 1; the protein is MAAAGGEGLARTPLLPAGAVLALLGVLVYLGALCAACRRKGRKKKVPPDGVKLVDESLLRQTQLRSLSKSDTKLHELYRVKARDDTQRPASLDFPCPTASTASADSLHSPGISILLHRELPQIPVPDPPVASPSPDQTYSNLLFTPLRKPVPDTVYECLAVGGEDALVPSVPAGTQLPPPRAGHGAADYACVRKVKKMVPGEVQDGAVVGPPRALQCWDGVGDAPQAKLEEMYSTVCKATKKKTQVPASSPRAKREVGAGWPPPRREEGAPAGCWSSAAQGPPDPCYESISDRAWTAQGRSPEPDYEAVDVNWKKAAKRDKPGKPCAPENLYESVGDIWAAESRRASTRTAANGLEVYITNL